One segment of Candidatus Dormiibacterota bacterium DNA contains the following:
- a CDS encoding transcriptional initiation protein Tat: MENRLFTRRSIIHGAALAGVAGLAVRGTGAAKAAGASGEPATLLPTGAATLATLSEKLAKAPRRRDFKTVPMILTNPDQWDNQALQEVLNYSGGPKQVWDNTDLSGPWLNLMRLSLNSQIWSFKHPHFLIVSVTHGPAGLALFDQSIWAKYDFSKLTKGKFKTNTFIDIPAAAHADPADYQNPVGAFSGKANSVTVLQKRGVVFMACHDGIWELSMHLREKGHNPDKLSQEELAAELTDHLIPGVILTSDVVGELVALQQAGFTYARS; this comes from the coding sequence ATGGAAAATCGCCTTTTTACAAGACGTAGTATTATTCATGGCGCAGCGTTGGCTGGGGTTGCCGGCCTTGCGGTTCGCGGCACGGGTGCAGCGAAAGCTGCCGGCGCGAGCGGCGAGCCTGCGACGCTGTTACCGACGGGGGCTGCCACCCTTGCGACCCTGAGCGAAAAATTAGCTAAGGCACCGCGACGGCGCGATTTTAAGACCGTTCCGATGATCTTAACCAACCCGGATCAATGGGATAACCAAGCCCTGCAAGAAGTCCTGAATTATTCAGGCGGTCCAAAACAGGTCTGGGACAATACCGATCTGTCTGGGCCGTGGCTCAATCTTATGCGGCTTTCGCTCAACTCCCAAATTTGGTCGTTCAAGCACCCTCATTTTCTCATTGTGTCGGTCACCCATGGTCCGGCCGGCCTTGCGCTGTTCGATCAATCGATCTGGGCAAAATATGACTTTTCCAAGTTGACCAAAGGGAAATTTAAGACCAATACGTTCATCGACATTCCGGCGGCCGCCCACGCCGATCCCGCCGACTACCAAAACCCGGTCGGGGCCTTTTCGGGGAAAGCTAATAGCGTCACAGTTCTGCAGAAACGCGGCGTCGTATTCATGGCATGTCACGACGGCATCTGGGAATTAAGCATGCACCTGCGCGAAAAAGGGCACAACCCCGACAAGCTGTCGCAGGAAGAGCTGGCCGCCGAACTTACCGATCATCTGATTCCCGGCGTGATCCTCACCAGCGATGTTGTCGGCGAGTTGGTTGCGCTGCAGCAAGCCGGATTCACTTACGCTCGGAGCTAG
- a CDS encoding DsrE family protein: MKKSVIAVALLFLLSWQSSLADGVTFPNVPNIPIKPGLSYGGYFKEHQPVKILFAVGQPGPQLKESLINAALVIKYLKSKGYSYKVHFVFYSKAVWVASAFNQKYGGWAPLLSALHEQGVTFSVCHNAMVLFHVKSAEVYPYMKVIPAGILSIVEYEMKGYSPIFNANSETE; encoded by the coding sequence GTGAAAAAAAGTGTTATCGCGGTCGCGCTTTTGTTTTTGCTATCCTGGCAATCGAGCCTCGCGGATGGCGTTACTTTCCCAAACGTACCGAATATCCCGATTAAACCGGGGCTGTCTTACGGGGGCTACTTTAAGGAACACCAACCCGTCAAGATCCTCTTTGCCGTCGGCCAACCCGGGCCGCAACTCAAGGAATCGCTAATCAATGCGGCGTTGGTGATTAAGTATCTTAAATCAAAGGGCTATAGCTATAAAGTACATTTCGTTTTTTATAGCAAGGCCGTATGGGTTGCGAGTGCCTTCAATCAGAAATACGGCGGTTGGGCGCCGCTATTGAGTGCTCTACACGAGCAAGGCGTAACGTTCTCGGTATGTCACAATGCCATGGTGTTATTTCACGTCAAATCGGCAGAGGTCTACCCATACATGAAAGTTATCCCGGCGGGGATTCTCTCGATTGTCGAATATGAAATGAAGGGGTATTCCCCGATATTTAACGCCAACTCTGAGACAGAATAG
- a CDS encoding GtrA family protein: MHNGLTAIAQRRGVRQFVKFGIVGASGFIVNLIAFTLLQRVVPNHDQALQYNVIYSIAFLAGGVSNYFLNRIWTFRSTGHAVREGAQFMSVSLIALVVGLLVSALVGPYLGHGHRTWFIATVAGIFVNFFLNKFWTFKHAS, translated from the coding sequence TTGCATAACGGTTTAACGGCGATCGCGCAACGGCGCGGCGTTCGCCAGTTCGTCAAATTCGGGATCGTCGGCGCGTCCGGGTTCATCGTCAATTTGATCGCTTTCACGCTGTTGCAGCGGGTCGTGCCGAACCACGATCAAGCCTTACAATACAACGTGATCTACTCGATCGCGTTCCTCGCCGGCGGCGTTTCCAACTATTTCCTCAACCGCATCTGGACGTTCCGATCGACCGGCCACGCGGTGCGCGAGGGAGCGCAGTTCATGAGCGTTTCGCTCATCGCGCTGGTCGTCGGCCTGCTGGTATCGGCCCTAGTGGGGCCCTACCTCGGGCACGGGCACAGAACGTGGTTTATCGCGACGGTCGCCGGCATTTTCGTCAACTTCTTCCTGAATAAATTTTGGACGTTCAAACACGCGAGCTAA
- a CDS encoding mannosyltransferase family protein, whose product MSAHVHAPPRARPVTIGDFLAGGPTPLVAVLIAGFTIGFFAWYTLLVPHHDAIISELGLFVCTLGGAAIAAWLWFAYAQYFSRRAGSTFARSLRYDALTWVPFVLLWLSFILQPEQTHGSRLFVVCVALFCLGKVAIAARFNQTVREVLLDFVATRIAIIVIAELAAVIIGQRAGTHVEESSHILLAVWGRWDAVHYLDIATHGYQGTDMAFFPLYPLLIKLLGSLVGNHLIAGLLISNASLFFGLLFLYKLLEHEYDRPVARRAIFYVSIFPSAIFFSAVYTESLFFMLTVASFYYLRSHRWWIGGAVGFFAAMTRVEGVLLVVPFFIEWLSTFKGDYARGLKNLYAVGLVPLGLFVYMAYLWVLRADPLYFSHVQIHWNRHFAPPWVSFYNSIHQILTATQAQTVANQALEIAFTVLMIAVLVGGWRRLRPSYIAYMGLSILIPMSTSSLMSMPRFALVLFPMFAILARWGDKPWINNLIVAFSLPLLGLFTVLFADWYWVA is encoded by the coding sequence CCCCGCTCGTCGCCGTCCTCATCGCGGGATTCACGATCGGCTTCTTCGCGTGGTATACACTCCTAGTTCCCCACCACGACGCGATCATTTCGGAGCTCGGCTTGTTCGTCTGCACGCTCGGGGGCGCCGCAATCGCGGCGTGGCTCTGGTTCGCGTACGCGCAGTATTTTTCGCGACGGGCCGGTTCGACGTTCGCGCGCTCGCTTCGCTACGACGCGCTCACGTGGGTGCCGTTCGTCCTGCTATGGCTGAGCTTCATTCTGCAACCGGAGCAGACGCACGGCAGCCGACTGTTCGTCGTTTGCGTAGCGCTTTTCTGTTTGGGTAAGGTCGCGATCGCCGCGCGCTTCAATCAGACGGTGCGCGAGGTGCTGCTCGATTTCGTCGCCACCCGTATCGCCATCATCGTCATCGCCGAACTTGCGGCCGTCATTATCGGACAGCGTGCCGGCACGCACGTGGAAGAATCTTCGCACATCCTGCTCGCGGTGTGGGGCCGGTGGGATGCGGTGCACTATCTCGATATCGCGACCCACGGCTACCAAGGCACCGACATGGCCTTCTTCCCGCTCTACCCGTTGCTCATCAAGCTCCTGGGTTCGCTGGTCGGCAACCATCTCATAGCCGGGCTGCTCATCTCCAACGCGTCGCTCTTCTTCGGCTTACTCTTTCTCTACAAGCTGCTCGAGCACGAGTACGACCGGCCGGTAGCGCGCCGCGCCATCTTTTACGTCTCGATCTTTCCCTCAGCGATCTTCTTCTCGGCCGTCTATACCGAGTCGCTGTTCTTCATGCTCACGGTCGCGTCGTTCTACTATTTGCGCTCGCATCGTTGGTGGATCGGCGGGGCGGTCGGGTTCTTTGCCGCGATGACCCGCGTCGAAGGCGTGCTCCTGGTCGTACCGTTCTTCATCGAGTGGCTCTCGACGTTCAAAGGCGACTACGCTCGCGGCCTCAAGAATCTCTACGCCGTGGGGTTGGTGCCCCTGGGCCTCTTTGTGTACATGGCGTATCTGTGGGTGTTGCGCGCCGATCCGCTCTACTTCTCCCACGTGCAGATCCATTGGAACCGGCACTTCGCGCCGCCCTGGGTGAGCTTCTACAACTCCATCCATCAGATTCTCACCGCGACGCAGGCCCAGACCGTCGCCAATCAAGCGCTCGAGATCGCCTTCACGGTCTTGATGATCGCCGTGCTCGTCGGCGGCTGGCGCCGGCTGCGCCCGTCGTATATCGCGTATATGGGGCTTTCGATCCTCATTCCGATGTCGACGTCGAGCCTTATGAGCATGCCGCGCTTCGCGCTGGTGCTTTTCCCGATGTTCGCGATCCTTGCACGCTGGGGCGACAAACCTTGGATCAACAACCTCATCGTCGCGTTCTCGCTCCCGCTCTTAGGGCTTTTCACCGTCCTCTTTGCAGATTGGTACTGGGTTGCATAA
- a CDS encoding glycosyltransferase family 39 protein: protein MDVQTRELRWWSLGLFAIVLLAIGLRLHGIHNPILDHPNWRQGDTASIARNFARLNYNILYPQTNYDGPPPNYVELELQIVPFLAASLYKIFGVHAIFGRLISLAFSVGCVAVVGLFARWLFRSSLAGLIAAFFFAVFPGSVYYGRTFTPDTTMVFFLTAALYATSRLLLEDETLAPRPLARAAALVVFAYLAKPVSVAGIVPILGVTWERLRLGKPTRPTALLVLLVVPLIILALYTQRVNAHAEWHWASAITTLHVIPALKATLTTGSGFALKWSQFVTVIGMLRDTMLGSVAFLLTIAGFIALPWLQARSKALLWGWLVGGLAYTYVVVTVERVDYYMYLLLPLCALVIGGALSGFLDALRNVSMERLPRYAAAALVPVAALASLVQGRAAVAPYYRYSAPAYHNAVILSKALAPKALVVMGHYGPDVLYYIDRYGWEEDPALWTPFDEESAIRKGARYFISVEDHRLRANADLCAWLQRFPLLQTTATWPVYVTDPAKELPGGEAFWRAYRTASARGAGRAFLTAHHRCMTRM, encoded by the coding sequence TTGGACGTTCAAACACGCGAGCTAAGGTGGTGGAGCCTGGGCCTCTTTGCGATCGTCCTGTTGGCGATCGGACTGCGGCTCCACGGCATCCACAACCCCATTCTCGACCACCCGAATTGGCGGCAGGGCGACACGGCCAGCATCGCGCGCAATTTCGCCCGGCTCAATTACAATATTCTCTATCCGCAGACGAATTACGACGGTCCGCCGCCCAACTACGTGGAGCTGGAGCTGCAGATCGTTCCGTTTCTCGCGGCCTCACTCTATAAAATCTTCGGCGTCCACGCGATCTTCGGGCGGCTGATCAGCCTCGCATTCAGCGTGGGGTGCGTCGCCGTCGTCGGCCTGTTCGCGCGCTGGCTCTTTCGCAGCTCGCTTGCCGGATTGATTGCCGCATTCTTCTTTGCCGTCTTTCCAGGAAGCGTTTATTACGGGCGCACGTTCACGCCCGATACGACGATGGTCTTCTTCCTCACGGCCGCACTCTATGCGACGAGCCGATTACTGCTCGAGGACGAGACGCTCGCACCCCGGCCGCTGGCCCGCGCGGCGGCCCTGGTCGTCTTTGCCTACCTCGCCAAGCCCGTCTCGGTGGCAGGCATCGTGCCGATCCTGGGCGTTACGTGGGAGCGGTTGCGTTTGGGGAAACCGACCCGCCCGACCGCACTGCTCGTACTCTTGGTCGTACCGCTGATCATCCTCGCGCTTTACACGCAGCGCGTGAACGCGCATGCGGAATGGCATTGGGCCAGCGCCATCACCACGCTCCACGTGATTCCGGCGCTCAAAGCCACGCTGACCACCGGCAGCGGTTTTGCGCTGAAGTGGTCGCAGTTCGTCACCGTCATCGGGATGCTGCGCGATACGATGTTGGGATCGGTTGCGTTTTTACTGACGATTGCGGGCTTCATCGCGCTGCCGTGGTTGCAGGCACGCAGCAAGGCGCTGCTGTGGGGCTGGCTCGTCGGCGGCCTCGCGTACACCTACGTCGTGGTAACGGTCGAGCGCGTCGATTACTACATGTATCTCTTGCTCCCGCTGTGCGCGCTCGTCATCGGCGGTGCGCTCTCGGGCTTTCTCGACGCTCTCCGCAACGTTTCGATGGAGCGGCTGCCGCGCTACGCAGCCGCGGCGCTGGTGCCGGTCGCCGCGCTCGCTTCGCTCGTGCAAGGCCGCGCCGCCGTCGCGCCCTACTATCGTTACAGCGCGCCGGCTTACCACAATGCCGTGATCCTGAGCAAGGCGCTCGCTCCGAAGGCGTTGGTCGTGATGGGGCATTACGGGCCCGACGTGCTCTACTACATCGACCGCTACGGCTGGGAGGAAGACCCGGCGCTCTGGACGCCGTTCGATGAAGAAAGCGCCATCCGTAAAGGCGCGCGCTACTTTATCTCGGTCGAGGACCACCGCCTGCGCGCGAATGCCGATCTCTGCGCGTGGTTACAGCGCTTTCCCCTATTGCAGACCACGGCGACGTGGCCCGTCTACGTTACCGACCCGGCGAAAGAGTTGCCGGGGGGCGAGGCATTTTGGCGGGCATACCGTACGGCGAGCGCGCGGGGAGCGGGGCGGGCATTTCTCACCGCTCACCATCGTTGCATGACACGCATGTGA